Genomic segment of Calditrichota bacterium:
CAGCCATTAACTTCTTTCTTTTTTTTAGATTCGTTTACTACTCAGCTCAAATTTTTTTAAAAAATCCGTGTAAATCCGCACAATCCGTGTCCATCCGTGTGCTAAATTTTACAAAATTAAAATGCTAACGCATTAACTCCAAATAAATCAATAGACTCAATCCAACGCCGTCTCCAGAATTGCATCAACAATCTGTTTGTACCCGGTACAGCGGCACAAATTGCCGGAAATCGCTTCTTTCACATCTTCTTCCGACGGCTGCGGATTTTCATCCAGCAATGCCGCCGCAGACATCAACATTCCCGGTGTGCAAAAACCACACTGGACAGCGCCATGTTTGAGAAAACTTTCTTGCAACGGATGCAGTTTTTCCCCGTCTGCCAAGCCTTCTACTGTCACGACTTCCGCTCCTTCCACTTGCGGCGCCAAAATCAGGCAGGAATTGACAGCTTTTCCGTTGAGCAGCACCGTGCAAGCGCCGCATTCACCGATGCCACATCCCTCTTTTGTACCTGTGAGCTGAAAATCCTCGCGCAAAACATCGAGCAATCGTTTATTTGGTGAACACGTTACTGATACCGGCTTATGATTTAAAATAAAATTAATGGTAATTGTTTCCATTT
This window contains:
- a CDS encoding (2Fe-2S)-binding protein, encoding METITINFILNHKPVSVTCSPNKRLLDVLREDFQLTGTKEGCGIGECGACTVLLNGKAVNSCLILAPQVEGAEVVTVEGLADGEKLHPLQESFLKHGAVQCGFCTPGMLMSAAALLDENPQPSEEDVKEAISGNLCRCTGYKQIVDAILETALD